One stretch of Pigmentiphaga aceris DNA includes these proteins:
- the mobA gene encoding molybdenum cofactor guanylyltransferase MobA: MRSPIPTHDIAGLILAGGQGSRMGGVDKGLQDLHGRPLVAHVHERLAAQVATVLISANRHHDQYRAWSSQVLPDNIADYPGPLAGIEAALTALASQAPALPWLATVPCDAPCLPANLIERLATAAANQQCHVAIAHHGDRVHPVFALIHIDSLPALRAYIATGRRRADGWYADLPHAYADFSDGKDAFINVNTHEELAALSSAQK, encoded by the coding sequence GTGCGTTCACCGATCCCTACCCACGATATTGCGGGCCTGATTCTGGCGGGTGGACAAGGCTCGCGCATGGGTGGCGTGGACAAGGGCTTGCAGGACTTGCATGGCCGCCCTTTGGTTGCCCATGTGCATGAACGACTGGCCGCCCAGGTGGCCACGGTGCTGATCAGCGCCAACCGCCATCACGACCAATACCGCGCGTGGAGCAGCCAGGTGCTGCCAGACAACATTGCCGACTACCCTGGCCCGCTGGCGGGCATTGAAGCCGCATTGACAGCCCTCGCATCACAAGCCCCCGCCCTGCCCTGGCTGGCAACGGTTCCCTGCGACGCGCCTTGCCTGCCTGCCAACCTGATCGAGCGACTGGCAACGGCGGCTGCCAACCAGCAATGCCACGTCGCCATTGCCCACCACGGCGACCGCGTGCACCCAGTCTTTGCGTTGATCCACATAGACAGCCTGCCCGCACTGCGCGCCTACATTGCCACCGGGCGCAGGCGGGCCGATGGCTGGTATGCCGACCTGCCACATGCCTACGCAGACTTCAGCGACGGCAAAGACGCGTTCATCAACGTGAACACACACGAAGAACTCGCCGCGCTGAGTTCGGCTCAGAAATAA
- a CDS encoding S49 family peptidase: MSLNESSSPAAGVSDRNLPVWERAVLEELALSTIREQRSRRRWSIFFRLVTLSLVLGGAAMIYMTVKGLGSDTSASEPHTALIKIDGAIDSDGDAGGERIVAALQAAFGDSGTRAVILRINSPGGSPVQSGIISDEIHRLRGANPDKPVYAVIEDLGASGAYYIAAAADQIYVNRASLVGSIGVIMEGFGATEAMQRLGIERRVIKAGENKALLDPFQPTDPAQVAHATQMVNEIHQQFIAAVRQGRGDRLRETPDMFSGLVWTGVRSVELGLADGLGTVDSVTRDLVHVDTIVDYTVRDSVAERFAKRVGVAFGAGAFRAAFQGSNLR; encoded by the coding sequence ATGAGCCTCAATGAATCTTCGTCCCCGGCTGCTGGCGTTTCGGACCGGAATTTACCGGTCTGGGAGCGTGCGGTGCTTGAGGAGTTGGCGCTGTCCACGATCCGCGAGCAACGTTCGCGCCGTCGCTGGTCGATCTTTTTTCGCCTGGTGACGCTCTCGCTGGTGCTGGGCGGCGCAGCCATGATCTACATGACGGTCAAGGGCTTGGGCTCGGATACCAGCGCGTCCGAGCCGCACACCGCGCTGATCAAGATCGACGGTGCGATCGATTCCGACGGCGACGCCGGGGGTGAGCGCATTGTGGCTGCATTGCAAGCCGCGTTTGGTGACTCGGGCACGCGTGCGGTGATCTTGCGCATCAACAGCCCGGGCGGCAGTCCGGTGCAGTCGGGCATCATCAGTGATGAAATTCACCGTCTGCGTGGCGCAAATCCGGACAAGCCGGTGTATGCCGTGATCGAAGACCTGGGTGCGTCGGGCGCGTATTACATTGCCGCCGCTGCCGACCAGATCTACGTCAACCGGGCAAGCCTGGTGGGTTCGATCGGTGTGATCATGGAAGGTTTTGGTGCCACGGAAGCCATGCAGCGGCTTGGTATTGAGCGTCGGGTCATCAAGGCGGGCGAAAACAAGGCGCTGCTCGACCCGTTCCAGCCCACCGACCCGGCTCAAGTGGCGCACGCGACCCAGATGGTCAATGAAATTCACCAGCAATTCATCGCCGCAGTGCGCCAGGGGCGTGGTGACCGCCTGCGCGAAACGCCCGACATGTTCAGCGGTTTGGTCTGGACGGGCGTTCGCAGTGTCGAGCTGGGGCTGGCAGACGGCCTGGGCACCGTGGACTCGGTCACGCGTGATCTGGTTCATGTGGACACCATCGTTGACTACACCGTGCGTGACAGCGTTGCCGAGCGTTTTGCGAAGCGAGTTGGCGTGGCGTTCGGCGCTGGGGCCTTCCGTGCGGCCTTCCAGGGCAGCAATTTGCGCTGA
- a CDS encoding 2OG-Fe(II) oxygenase: MTHTFDDTNGAASPGPDLSGAPTQISIDGHVVSVLATLAEPALTVFGNLFTREECEALIASAQPRLARSRTVDRSGGTAVSHESRTSDGMFFTLGETPLIDKLERRIAGLLRWPLERGEGLQVLRYGPGAEYQPHYDFFDAQDAGTATHTAAGGQRIGTLIIYLQSPISGGATTFPQIGLDVAPIQGNAVFFAYPQATPASLTLHAGAPVTAGEKWIATKWLRVRRYA; this comes from the coding sequence ATGACCCATACGTTTGATGACACCAATGGTGCCGCGTCCCCCGGACCGGACCTGTCTGGTGCACCTACCCAGATTTCCATCGATGGCCACGTCGTTTCTGTGCTGGCCACGCTCGCTGAACCCGCATTGACGGTATTCGGCAACCTATTTACCCGCGAAGAATGTGAGGCGCTGATTGCGTCGGCCCAGCCACGTCTGGCGCGCTCGCGCACGGTGGACCGCAGCGGCGGCACGGCCGTCTCGCACGAATCCCGTACCAGCGACGGCATGTTCTTCACCCTGGGCGAGACACCGCTGATCGACAAGTTGGAAAGGCGGATTGCTGGCCTGCTGCGCTGGCCGCTCGAACGTGGCGAAGGGCTTCAGGTCTTGCGCTATGGCCCCGGCGCGGAATATCAGCCGCACTATGACTTTTTCGATGCACAGGACGCAGGGACCGCTACGCACACCGCTGCCGGTGGCCAGCGCATCGGCACCTTGATTATCTACCTGCAAAGCCCCATCTCAGGGGGTGCCACGACTTTCCCGCAGATCGGGCTTGATGTCGCCCCCATACAGGGAAACGCGGTATTTTTTGCCTACCCACAAGCCACGCCAGCAAGCCTTACCTTGCATGCAGGCGCGCCAGTTACCGCCGGAGAAAAGTGGATTGCCACAAAATGGCTGCGTGTCAGGCGCTACGCGTAA
- a CDS encoding SAM-dependent methyltransferase, producing MSQSPSSTTGALHLIPVSLGDSPVERWLPNEVRALAGRLDFYIAENAKTARAFLKQVGTVRPLQEIQIHTLESGTKDGQIREWLAHAVAGGEIGLVSEAGCPSVADPGARVARLAHALGLQVRPWVGPSSILLGLMASGLDGQRFAFHGYAPVEPAERQRTLKEWEQQSIRYNQTQMLIETPYRNAAMFNSLVSSLRADTLLCVARSVTTADEWVRTLPISTWKQQAAPALDKQPTMFLFLARSSGKA from the coding sequence ATGAGCCAATCCCCCTCTTCCACTACCGGTGCCCTTCACCTGATTCCGGTGTCGCTTGGCGATTCACCAGTTGAACGCTGGTTACCCAACGAGGTGCGCGCACTGGCAGGCCGGCTTGATTTCTACATTGCCGAGAACGCCAAGACTGCGCGCGCATTCCTGAAGCAGGTTGGCACCGTTCGACCCTTGCAGGAAATCCAGATTCACACACTTGAATCAGGCACCAAGGACGGTCAGATCCGCGAATGGCTGGCGCATGCAGTGGCAGGTGGTGAGATTGGCCTGGTATCGGAAGCAGGTTGCCCGTCGGTGGCAGATCCCGGCGCACGTGTGGCACGCCTGGCACATGCGTTGGGATTGCAGGTCAGGCCCTGGGTCGGCCCCTCGTCAATTCTGCTGGGCCTGATGGCCAGCGGCCTGGATGGCCAACGCTTTGCGTTTCATGGCTACGCACCGGTCGAACCGGCCGAGCGCCAGCGCACACTGAAGGAATGGGAACAGCAGTCGATTCGCTACAACCAGACGCAGATGCTGATCGAGACGCCCTACCGGAACGCTGCGATGTTCAATAGCCTAGTGTCGTCACTGCGGGCAGACACGCTGCTGTGCGTGGCTCGCTCCGTGACCACGGCCGATGAATGGGTGCGCACGCTGCCGATATCAACCTGGAAACAGCAGGCGGCACCAGCACTCGACAAGCAACCAACGATGTTCCTGTTCCTGGCGCGGAGCAGCGGAAAGGCTTGA
- the accD gene encoding acetyl-CoA carboxylase, carboxyltransferase subunit beta, with the protein MSWIDKLLPPRIKTSDSAARRVPEGLWVKCPSCETVLYSDDLAKNLQVCPKCDHHMRIGARERIDSLLDAEGRYEIGVGTLPIDSLKFRDSKKYPDRLQDAMAQTGETDALVAMGGSILAIPVVVACFEFEFMGGSMGSVVGERFARGAQQALDQKVPFICVTASGGARMQEGLLSLMQMAKTNAMLTRLAANKLPFISVLTDPTMGGVSASFAFMGDVVIVEPKALVGFAGPRVIEQTVREKLPEGFQRAEFLLEKGAIDMIVDRRKMREEIAHLLAILTNQPAEVISAV; encoded by the coding sequence ATGAGCTGGATCGATAAGCTGCTTCCCCCACGGATCAAGACCTCCGACAGTGCCGCACGCCGGGTACCCGAAGGCCTGTGGGTCAAATGCCCGTCCTGCGAGACCGTGCTGTATAGCGACGACCTCGCCAAGAACCTTCAGGTCTGCCCGAAGTGCGACCACCACATGCGCATTGGCGCGCGCGAGCGCATCGATTCCTTGCTGGACGCCGAAGGCCGCTACGAGATCGGCGTGGGCACGCTGCCGATCGACAGCCTGAAGTTCAGGGACTCGAAAAAGTACCCGGACCGTCTGCAAGATGCCATGGCGCAAACCGGTGAGACCGATGCCCTGGTCGCCATGGGCGGCTCGATTCTGGCCATTCCTGTGGTGGTTGCCTGCTTTGAATTCGAATTCATGGGCGGCTCCATGGGCTCGGTGGTGGGCGAGCGCTTTGCGCGTGGTGCCCAGCAGGCGCTGGATCAGAAAGTACCCTTCATCTGCGTGACGGCTTCGGGCGGCGCGCGTATGCAGGAAGGCTTGCTGTCGCTGATGCAAATGGCCAAGACCAACGCCATGCTGACTCGTCTGGCGGCCAACAAGCTGCCTTTCATCAGCGTGTTGACCGATCCGACCATGGGTGGTGTGTCGGCCAGCTTCGCCTTCATGGGCGACGTGGTGATCGTTGAGCCGAAGGCCTTGGTCGGCTTTGCCGGCCCACGTGTGATCGAGCAGACCGTGCGCGAAAAGTTGCCGGAAGGCTTCCAGCGCGCCGAGTTCCTGCTGGAAAAGGGTGCTATCGACATGATCGTCGACCGTCGCAAGATGCGTGAGGAAATTGCGCACCTGCTGGCGATCTTGACGAATCAGCCGGCGGAAGTGATTTCGGCTGTTTGA
- a CDS encoding Rne/Rng family ribonuclease translates to MKRMLFNATHQEELRVAIVDGQKLIDLDIEIAGREQRKGNIYKGVITRVEPSLEACFVNYGEERHGFLPFKEIARSYFKEGVDVRSARIQDVLREGQELIVQVEKEERGNKGAALTTFISLAGRYLVLMPNNPRGGGVSRRVEGEDRQELRETMDQLDIPTGMSIIARTAGIGRNVEELQWDLSYLMQLWTAVDGAARENAAPILIYLESSLVIRAIRDYFSPDIGEILIDTDDIADQATAFMGVVMPDNVQRVKRYRDDVPLFSRFQIEHQIETAYARTVPLPSGGAVVIDHTEALVAVDVNSARSTKGSDIEETALRTNLEAADEVARQLRLRDLGGLIVIDFIDMEDSKNQRAVEQRLREALHFDRARVQMGKISRFGLMELSRQRLRPALNEGSHITCPRCNGTGVIRDTESSALQVLRLIQEESMKENTAAVHAQVPVEVATFLLNEKRADIAKMEARLKVNVILIPNKHLDTPHHRLERLRHDDPRLENTRASFEMAESPETDLSYRAEAQEVKPRPEALVKGITPSQPAPVSSTPNPVPVDNATVAASPKPSPAVAEAAGVGGLFSRFMGWLRGTPVEPTPAPAPAPVAAPATRERDSRGGNRRRSGNGNGNGEYKGRGRGEGGREGGREGGRNEGREGQGNRDNARDGGREGREGRDGGRDNRSIETRVAEARIDNARREEAAREEAEGRGNRGNRGRREGRAPRAEGETRDIALPAAALDAANNFADDAAEAADGRGNRGRRGRRGGRRDDGAVEGADADATDTPAVFEPVAEREEAQQRRPLADVLAAPTEPGQAVDSDTAVLGSEESAAELEGDQERKRRRRRGRRGRRTGEGAVEGSGDGANGQEDGSDEFENETFADAPQAGANTPAAAPVAQALSAQSAPVAAAPQAVPAAPVAQAVAAPVSTPSPDAVEHAAQALKSAASSVAADAQAANIAVAPVIGAPAATAFAVNVEAAPAVTPVAAAPAVQAPIAPALDLPAPVAQPQAAAAAPAPEVAPLAVAEAAPVVPSTHVHEVTPVAAVEPAPVAVAAAPVVEAPVAAPAAADVPETIVARVVDAEAVAPVAAAEAAVVAPVAATVVATLAPVAANLSESGLQLIQTDTAKVREAQASIASAAPVRLGRARKVSAPVVETPLVQVETQDEVK, encoded by the coding sequence ATGAAGCGCATGCTGTTTAACGCAACGCACCAGGAAGAACTGCGCGTTGCCATTGTCGATGGCCAAAAGCTTATCGACCTTGATATCGAGATCGCCGGCCGCGAACAGCGCAAAGGCAACATCTACAAAGGCGTCATCACTCGCGTCGAGCCCAGCCTCGAGGCCTGCTTCGTCAACTACGGCGAAGAACGCCATGGTTTCCTGCCCTTCAAGGAAATTGCCCGCAGCTACTTCAAGGAAGGCGTCGACGTTCGTTCGGCACGCATCCAGGACGTACTGCGCGAAGGCCAGGAACTCATCGTCCAGGTCGAAAAGGAAGAGCGTGGCAACAAGGGCGCAGCCCTGACCACCTTCATTTCGCTGGCAGGCCGCTACCTGGTCCTGATGCCGAACAATCCGCGTGGTGGGGGTGTGTCGCGCCGAGTCGAAGGCGAAGACCGCCAGGAACTGCGCGAAACCATGGACCAGCTGGACATCCCCACCGGCATGAGCATCATTGCTCGTACCGCCGGGATTGGCCGCAACGTCGAAGAACTGCAGTGGGACCTGTCCTACCTGATGCAGCTCTGGACGGCGGTTGACGGTGCCGCGCGTGAAAACGCCGCCCCGATCCTGATCTACCTGGAATCCAGCCTGGTCATCCGCGCGATCCGTGACTACTTCTCGCCGGACATCGGCGAAATCCTGATCGACACCGACGACATCGCCGACCAGGCCACCGCCTTCATGGGCGTGGTCATGCCGGACAACGTCCAGCGCGTGAAGCGTTACCGCGACGACGTGCCGCTGTTCTCGCGTTTCCAGATCGAACACCAGATCGAAACCGCATACGCGCGTACCGTGCCGCTGCCCTCGGGCGGTGCCGTGGTGATCGACCACACCGAAGCACTGGTAGCTGTCGACGTAAACTCGGCGCGCTCCACCAAGGGCAGCGACATCGAGGAAACCGCCCTTCGCACCAATCTGGAAGCTGCCGACGAAGTGGCCCGCCAGTTGCGCCTGCGCGACCTGGGTGGCCTGATCGTCATCGACTTCATCGACATGGAAGACAGCAAGAACCAGCGCGCCGTTGAACAGCGCCTGCGTGAAGCCCTTCATTTCGACCGTGCCCGCGTGCAAATGGGCAAGATTTCCCGTTTCGGCCTGATGGAACTGTCGCGTCAGCGCCTGCGCCCGGCCCTGAACGAGGGTTCTCACATCACCTGCCCGCGTTGCAACGGCACCGGCGTGATCCGCGACACCGAATCAAGCGCACTGCAAGTCCTGCGTTTGATCCAGGAAGAATCGATGAAGGAAAACACCGCAGCCGTGCACGCACAAGTGCCGGTTGAGGTCGCCACCTTCCTGTTGAACGAAAAGCGTGCCGACATCGCCAAGATGGAAGCCCGCCTGAAGGTCAACGTCATCCTGATCCCGAACAAGCATCTAGATACGCCGCACCATCGCCTGGAACGTCTGCGTCACGACGATCCGCGCCTGGAAAACACTCGCGCCAGCTTCGAGATGGCCGAGTCGCCCGAAACCGACTTGTCTTACCGCGCTGAAGCGCAGGAAGTGAAGCCGCGTCCGGAAGCGCTGGTCAAGGGTATTACCCCGTCGCAACCAGCGCCGGTGTCCAGCACCCCGAATCCGGTGCCGGTCGACAACGCCACGGTCGCTGCATCGCCGAAGCCGTCGCCGGCTGTTGCGGAAGCTGCTGGTGTTGGTGGTTTGTTCAGCCGATTCATGGGCTGGCTGCGTGGCACGCCGGTCGAACCGACGCCTGCACCCGCCCCGGCTCCGGTGGCCGCACCAGCAACGCGCGAGCGCGATTCGCGTGGTGGCAACCGTCGCCGTTCGGGTAATGGCAACGGCAATGGTGAATACAAGGGCCGTGGCCGTGGTGAAGGTGGCCGCGAGGGTGGTCGTGAAGGTGGTCGCAACGAAGGCCGTGAAGGCCAGGGAAATCGCGACAATGCACGTGACGGCGGTCGTGAAGGACGCGAAGGCCGTGACGGTGGTCGCGACAATCGCTCCATCGAGACTCGCGTAGCCGAAGCACGCATTGACAACGCGCGCCGCGAAGAAGCTGCACGCGAGGAAGCTGAAGGTCGTGGCAACCGTGGCAATCGTGGTCGTCGCGAAGGCCGTGCGCCGCGCGCTGAAGGCGAAACCCGCGATATCGCATTGCCGGCAGCCGCATTGGACGCCGCCAACAACTTCGCTGACGACGCTGCGGAAGCCGCCGATGGCCGTGGCAATCGTGGTCGCCGTGGCCGCCGCGGCGGTCGCCGTGACGACGGTGCCGTGGAAGGTGCAGATGCCGACGCAACCGACACCCCGGCGGTGTTCGAACCGGTGGCAGAACGCGAAGAAGCGCAGCAACGCCGTCCGTTGGCCGATGTGTTGGCCGCCCCGACCGAACCCGGTCAGGCAGTCGATAGCGATACGGCCGTGCTGGGCAGCGAAGAAAGCGCCGCCGAGCTGGAAGGCGATCAAGAGCGCAAGCGCCGTCGTCGTCGCGGTCGCCGCGGTCGTCGCACGGGTGAAGGTGCAGTGGAAGGCTCGGGTGACGGCGCAAATGGCCAGGAAGATGGCAGCGACGAGTTCGAGAACGAAACCTTCGCTGACGCACCGCAAGCGGGTGCCAACACGCCGGCTGCCGCACCTGTTGCACAGGCCCTGAGCGCTCAGTCCGCTCCGGTGGCTGCTGCACCGCAGGCAGTGCCCGCCGCGCCGGTTGCGCAAGCCGTGGCAGCCCCGGTGTCGACGCCCTCGCCCGACGCAGTGGAACACGCTGCCCAGGCGCTGAAGTCGGCTGCCAGCTCGGTTGCCGCTGACGCACAAGCAGCGAACATTGCCGTTGCGCCTGTTATTGGTGCACCTGCTGCTACGGCTTTTGCCGTAAATGTTGAAGCAGCACCGGCAGTCACGCCGGTTGCCGCCGCACCGGCTGTGCAAGCCCCCATCGCCCCGGCGCTGGACTTGCCCGCACCGGTTGCTCAGCCGCAAGCAGCTGCCGCTGCACCCGCACCGGAAGTCGCACCGCTGGCCGTTGCTGAAGCTGCGCCTGTTGTGCCCTCCACGCACGTGCATGAAGTCACGCCCGTGGCTGCCGTTGAACCGGCACCGGTGGCTGTGGCTGCTGCGCCGGTGGTCGAAGCACCTGTTGCTGCGCCCGCAGCCGCCGACGTGCCGGAAACCATCGTGGCACGCGTCGTGGATGCTGAAGCGGTTGCGCCTGTCGCAGCGGCTGAAGCAGCAGTTGTTGCACCGGTTGCTGCAACGGTTGTTGCAACACTCGCCCCGGTTGCCGCCAACCTGTCGGAAAGCGGTCTGCAGTTGATCCAGACCGATACCGCCAAGGTGCGCGAGGCACAGGCCAGCATCGCCAGCGCCGCGCCGGTTCGCCTGGGCCGTGCTCGCAAGGTGTCGGCACCGGTTGTCGAGACCCCGCTGGTTCAGGTCGAGACGCAGGACGAGGTCAAGTAA
- a CDS encoding RluA family pseudouridine synthase, with protein MVEIDEAHDGQRLDNFLLRLCKGVPKSHIYKAVRGGEVRVNKGRIQVDYRIKTGDVIRVPPLRLPEVRTDYVPPVEFPIVFEDDAVLVIDKPEGVAVHGGSGVSFGVIEQLRAARPDAKFLELVHRLDRDTSGLLLIAKRRSALTGMHESLRAGGWEKHYLALVDGDWMNARQHVRHPLLKWTTQSGERRVRVDPTGLASHTIFTLKARYGEFSLLDAELKTGRTHQIRVHVAAEGFPIAGDDKYGKDETNAALIARGFKRMFLHAHTLSLPHPLTGERLSLQAPLPPACVAFTEALAAKEDQ; from the coding sequence ATGGTCGAAATCGACGAAGCGCATGACGGCCAGCGGCTGGACAACTTCCTGCTCCGACTCTGCAAGGGCGTTCCCAAGAGTCATATTTACAAGGCCGTTCGAGGCGGTGAAGTCCGCGTGAACAAGGGCCGGATCCAGGTCGATTACCGGATCAAAACCGGTGATGTGATCCGCGTCCCGCCGCTGCGTTTGCCCGAAGTTCGCACCGATTACGTGCCACCCGTGGAATTTCCCATCGTTTTCGAAGACGATGCGGTATTGGTCATCGACAAGCCGGAAGGCGTGGCGGTGCACGGCGGCAGCGGTGTGTCCTTCGGTGTCATCGAACAATTGCGTGCTGCACGCCCCGACGCCAAGTTCCTGGAACTGGTGCATCGGCTGGATCGCGACACGTCCGGCTTGCTGCTGATCGCCAAGCGCCGCAGCGCGCTGACCGGCATGCACGAGTCGTTGCGCGCGGGTGGATGGGAGAAGCACTATCTGGCACTCGTCGACGGGGACTGGATGAATGCGCGTCAACATGTGCGCCATCCGTTGTTGAAATGGACTACCCAATCGGGCGAGCGGCGCGTGCGCGTTGACCCGACCGGGCTGGCTTCGCATACGATCTTCACCCTGAAAGCGCGTTACGGTGAGTTCTCACTGCTCGACGCTGAACTGAAAACCGGGCGCACGCACCAGATCCGGGTGCACGTGGCCGCAGAAGGCTTCCCCATCGCGGGTGATGACAAGTACGGCAAGGACGAAACCAATGCCGCGTTGATCGCGCGTGGTTTCAAACGCATGTTCCTGCATGCGCACACCCTGAGCCTGCCGCATCCGCTGACTGGCGAGCGCCTGTCCTTGCAGGCGCCGTTGCCGCCGGCTTGTGTTGCCTTCACCGAGGCGCTGGCCGCCAAAGAGGATCAATAA
- the moaA gene encoding GTP 3',8-cyclase MoaA, whose product MTDRIIPLVDARSLHGKLPAPARPPVPGEVLLDRRARALRDLRISVTDRCNFRCVYCMPKEVFDKDYAYLPHGSLLSFEEIARLSTVFAQHGTEKLRLTGGEPLLRRQVESLIELLAKIRTPAGKPLDLTLTTNASLLARKARGLAAAGLNRVTVSLDALDDKVFRAMNDVDFPVSEVLRGIDAAAEAGLGPVKVNMVVKRGVNDDQVLPMARYFRGSGHILRFIEYMDVGASNGWNLNEVVPSRTLIEQLSEIAPLVPVAAAYSGEVAERWRYTDGSGEIGVISSVTQAFCGTCTRARLSTDGKLYLCLFADQGYDLKTLLRNGADDTTLATAMAGIWQQRNDNYSERRSADTQRANKIEMSYIGG is encoded by the coding sequence TTGACCGACAGGATCATCCCGCTCGTCGACGCGCGCAGCTTGCATGGCAAGCTGCCTGCCCCTGCACGCCCGCCCGTACCGGGCGAAGTGCTGCTGGACCGGCGTGCACGGGCATTGCGCGACCTGCGCATATCCGTGACCGATCGCTGCAACTTTCGCTGCGTGTACTGCATGCCCAAGGAAGTGTTCGACAAGGACTATGCTTACCTGCCGCATGGGTCTTTGCTCAGCTTCGAGGAAATTGCCCGGCTGTCCACGGTGTTCGCGCAGCACGGCACGGAAAAGCTGCGCCTGACGGGTGGCGAGCCACTGTTGCGCCGTCAGGTGGAATCTCTGATCGAATTGCTTGCCAAGATCCGCACACCTGCAGGCAAGCCCCTGGACCTGACACTGACTACCAACGCATCCTTGCTGGCCCGCAAAGCACGCGGCTTGGCGGCCGCTGGCCTGAATCGGGTCACGGTCAGCCTGGATGCCTTGGACGACAAGGTGTTCCGGGCGATGAACGATGTGGACTTTCCGGTCTCGGAAGTTCTGCGCGGCATTGATGCCGCTGCGGAGGCGGGTCTGGGGCCCGTCAAGGTGAACATGGTCGTCAAACGTGGCGTCAATGACGACCAGGTCTTGCCGATGGCCCGGTATTTCCGGGGCAGCGGCCACATTCTTCGCTTCATCGAATATATGGACGTTGGCGCATCCAACGGCTGGAACCTGAATGAAGTGGTGCCTTCGCGCACGCTGATCGAACAGTTGAGTGAGATTGCGCCACTGGTGCCGGTTGCAGCTGCCTATTCAGGCGAGGTTGCCGAACGCTGGCGCTACACCGACGGCAGCGGTGAAATCGGCGTCATTTCAAGCGTGACGCAGGCTTTCTGCGGCACCTGTACGCGCGCACGGCTGTCAACCGACGGCAAGCTCTACCTGTGCCTGTTCGCAGATCAGGGCTATGACCTGAAGACCTTGTTGCGCAACGGCGCAGATGACACGACCTTGGCTACCGCCATGGCGGGCATCTGGCAGCAACGCAATGACAACTACTCAGAGCGCCGCAGCGCCGACACCCAGCGCGCCAACAAGATCGAGATGAGTTATATCGGCGGTTGA
- a CDS encoding HAD-IA family hydrolase, with the protein MYSLVIFDWDGTLMDSTPSIVAAIQGACRDLALPVPTDDAAAWVIGLSLHDALHKAVPSLTPAELPRFLERYKFHYLTRDPLLRLFGGIAPLFEELAALPIQLAVATGKSRVGLERGLDASGLRRFFHGTRTADETFSKPHPAMLQELMRELDVAPEHTLMIGDTSHDLTMAKHAGTGALGVTYGAHSVAELEACAPDGLVDTVPQLREWLLSRVARAAA; encoded by the coding sequence ATGTATTCGCTCGTGATTTTCGACTGGGACGGCACCTTGATGGACTCCACGCCGTCCATCGTCGCCGCCATTCAAGGTGCATGCCGCGACCTGGCGCTGCCGGTGCCCACCGACGACGCGGCTGCCTGGGTCATCGGGCTGTCGCTGCACGATGCCTTGCACAAGGCTGTGCCCAGTCTTACCCCGGCAGAGCTGCCGCGTTTCCTGGAACGCTACAAATTCCACTACCTGACGCGCGATCCCTTGTTGCGCTTGTTTGGTGGCATCGCGCCGTTGTTTGAAGAGCTGGCCGCGCTGCCCATTCAGCTGGCAGTGGCAACTGGCAAGAGCCGCGTCGGGCTGGAGCGTGGGCTGGATGCGTCGGGATTGCGCCGTTTCTTCCACGGCACCCGCACGGCAGACGAGACTTTCTCCAAGCCGCACCCGGCCATGCTGCAAGAACTGATGCGTGAACTGGATGTCGCCCCCGAGCACACCTTGATGATCGGTGACACCTCGCACGACCTGACCATGGCCAAGCATGCCGGCACGGGTGCGCTGGGTGTCACGTACGGCGCGCATAGTGTGGCTGAACTTGAGGCCTGTGCGCCCGACGGTCTGGTCGATACGGTGCCGCAGCTGCGCGAGTGGCTACTATCCCGTGTGGCACGCGCTGCGGCCTGA
- a CDS encoding Maf family protein produces MPLQTPARPLILASTSVYRRELLGRLKLPFEVVSPEVDETPLAGETPVALAMRLARAKARAGVQLRPGAVVIGADQVATLDATRIPAPSGALSQPADEIPFHPTVRDLIGQPIGKPGTFEAALAQLQSMRGHTVSFHSALAVDDGERVESIDVVTRATFRDLPDSALIAYLQAEAVLDTAGSAKAEGLGIALMSRIDSDDPTALIGLPLIALTRMLANFGIDPLLSLAAHRHDTH; encoded by the coding sequence ATGCCCCTTCAAACCCCCGCCCGCCCACTGATTCTCGCCTCTACCTCGGTCTATCGTCGCGAACTGCTGGGACGTCTGAAACTCCCGTTCGAGGTGGTTTCCCCCGAGGTGGATGAGACACCGCTGGCAGGAGAAACACCCGTGGCACTCGCCATGCGTCTGGCGCGCGCCAAGGCGCGCGCAGGCGTACAGTTGCGCCCCGGCGCAGTGGTGATCGGTGCGGATCAGGTTGCGACGCTGGACGCGACGCGCATCCCGGCACCCAGCGGCGCGCTGTCGCAACCTGCTGACGAAATCCCTTTTCATCCCACCGTGCGCGACCTGATCGGCCAGCCAATCGGCAAGCCCGGCACCTTCGAGGCGGCGCTTGCGCAATTGCAATCGATGCGCGGCCATACCGTGTCATTTCACAGCGCCCTGGCGGTCGATGATGGCGAGCGTGTCGAGTCGATCGACGTGGTGACTCGGGCCACATTCCGCGACTTGCCGGATTCCGCACTGATCGCCTACCTGCAGGCTGAAGCTGTGCTTGATACCGCAGGCAGCGCCAAGGCCGAAGGCCTCGGCATTGCGCTGATGTCACGCATAGACAGCGACGACCCAACCGCATTGATCGGCCTGCCTTTGATCGCCCTGACCCGCATGCTGGCGAATTTCGGTATCGACCCACTACTGTCACTGGCCGCGCACAGGCACGACACTCATTGA